The Salvelinus sp. IW2-2015 linkage group LG32, ASM291031v2, whole genome shotgun sequence genome includes the window CGTAACCACTACATCCCTCTCGTCGGGATAAAGAACACCCTTCTCCCCAAGCTGCCAYCGAGGCTTCTCCCCAAGGCATGGGGAGTGCCACAGGAGCTCATCAAAAAGTATATAAAGCTGGAACAAGATGGGAGCTGTGTCATCGGGGGAGACAGGAGCTTACAAGACAAGTATCTGATGAGACTGGTCAATGCCATGGAGGAAATCTTCATGGAGAAGCATGGCATCCACCCCTCCCTTGTGGCAGACGTGCATCAGTACGTTTACAGACGGACTGGTGTGATCGGCGTCCAACCCGAAGAGGTGACGGAGGCTGCCAGGAAATCAGTCATGGAAAACCGGCTACATCGCTGTCTGATCTGCAATGCACTCTCTGAGCTTCATGTTCTACCAGAGTGGCTGGCTCCAGGTGGTAAGCTCTACAACCTGGCTAAATCCACCCACGGAAAGCTCAGACCTGACAAGAACTACAGCTTCCCGCTGAACAAGGTTGTCTGCTGTTACGACCCTGAGAGGGACATCCTCATTCCTGACTACAAGCTGAGCTCTTTGAACACATGCAACTGGTGCCACGGCACCTCCGTGCGCCACATCCATGGCAACGGCTCTGTGGTGTATCTGGATGGAGACAGAACCAACACCCGTTCCCAGGGGGGCAAATGTGGCTGTGGCTTTAAGCACTACTGGGAGGGAAAGGAATACGACAATCTACCAGAGGCTTTCCCCATCACTCTGGAGTGGGGTGGGCGGGTCGTGCGGGAGACTGTGTACTGGTTCCAGTATGAGGTTAATGTGGACCTGAACAGCAATGTGTATGATGTCGCCATGAAACTGGTCACCAAGCATTTCCCTGGGGAGTTTGGCAGTGAGCTCCTAGTGCAGAAAGTGGTGAACACCATTTTACATCACACTGCCAAGAAGAACCCAGACGAGTATAACCCAGTCTCCATTGACGGGGCGCATGCTCAGAGGCTCACAGACGTGGTGGAAACCCAGCAGGCTGTTGTCACACAGCCACCGACTAAGATCATACTAACTGGGCAGAAATCAAAGACCATTCACAAAGAGGAGCTCACAGTGAGTAAGGCAGAGCGGAGCCTTCAGCAGAGCATCAGCGAGCAGGCCCTAGTGACCCAGAAGAGGAGGACGGATCGACTGAAGCAGGAGCAGAAGGGACGGGGCAGGCCACCCTCCCCAAGTGCTGCTCAGGAACATTCCTCCTCCGCCCCAGCCACACCCACCAAATCCTCMTTCTCCCCCACTTCCAGCAAGGAGAAGAAGATCCGTGTCACCACTAGCGATGGGCGGCAGGCCATGCTCACTCTACAGGCTCAGACCACCTTCTCTGAACTCCAGAGGAGCATTGCTAATGAGTTCACCATGCCTCCAGCCCAGCAATGTATCCGACATGGATTCCCACCCAAAGAACTTTTCCCTCCCAAGGATGGAGCAGAGAATGAACCTGTGGCTCTCCAACACGGGGACAGGGTGACTGTGGAGATCCTGAGAGGTCCAGAGAACCGCAAGGCATCCGCCCAAAGTGCTTCCAGTTCCTATTCAACCCTGCATTCCCTTCTCTCTGTGAAGAGTGATGATCCAGTGACTTCCAGCAGAATGAATACTAGCAGAGAGCTGCAGGACAACATTGACCTTGAGatgtcctccctctgtctcctagCAACCTTAATGGGTAAGAAAAGGGAAGGGTGCGGAAAGGTTTTAGTATTCAAGTCAATAGTTAGGCTGTCATTATTTACTGCTACAAAAGAAAGACACGATCTCGCAACACGTAAGTGACAGAGGAGTCAAGCAGAACACTGCTGTGATGTCATTACAAAAAGTCAAAAATGACTTCCGGTAGATGGACAACTTGTWTGTTGATTCACCTTTTTAGACTAGACCAATAGTTCCAGGCAATTAGTTATCTAGTCTTAGAAGCGTCATGCCTTAGATCATCCCAGTAAATATAAGGCCAGCAACTGAATGTGATAGGTGTGAGAGTGAGAGGATAGTATATAGGTGTCGCAGACAGTAGCTTTACACAGCATAAGGRCATGCTGTTCTTGGATTGGTTACAAGAAGCAGGATGAATGACAAAGTAGCCTAATACAGGTATTGAGTGACTGGGTGGGCTTGTCATGGATGGATCAAGGCTCAATCTTTTCCATTTGAAATTATAATTCTAATCTATTCCAAGTGCTTTCTGTGTAGCCTACATCCCCAACATGGCATTCGGTATTCATTGAAACACATTTAGCCTCAGGCAGAGAGAAGAATGGTAGATTTGATATCCACCCCGCCCTACCAATGTTTTTGTGATCAAGGGGAGAAATCGCTAGTTtatttgcgctagttggctgtacctgcacctaAACTCCAGtatttccttcatagcttgttctccatcttctttttaaatagggagacaaTTTGTTTACAGCCTTTTATTTCCATTACCAWaacttgttttctcatgtctGTCTCTTGTCGAATCWCAATACATAAGAATcgtaatacatatcgtatcggcaatTCACAGCCCTACTATTTTTACTACRGAATTTGAATTTTGATCAAAAGCACACATTTCTCTGAGGAATTTAAGtgtattaatttattttcatGTTTCACATGCTAATTTTAGTATGTTTTATTCATATTCAGGAGAAGATGTCTGGTCATATGCCAAAAAATTGCCTCACTTATTCCACCAAGGTGGAGTTTTCTACAACATTGTGAAGAAAGATATGGGTATGTAGTCATGTTTTCTGTTATAGGCTTTATCCTCTTACCAATTTGTKTAACTTAAATGACAGCTACGGTATATTAAACTTTGCATCTAATATGTACTGATCTGTGTTTATGACCATCTATAATGTATCTTGTCTCATCTGCAGGCCTGATGGATGGCAAGCACTGCACCCTCCCACACCTGACTGGAAAGACGTTTGTTTACAACGCAGCAGAGGAGCGTCTGGAGCTGTGTGTGGATGCAGCGGGACACTTTCCCGTGGGCCCTGACGTGGAGGACCTCGTCAAGGAGGCCCTGGTGCAGCTCCGCTCTGAATCTGCCTCTAGGAGTCGCGAGGGAAGCCCCTCTCACAGCCTGCTGAGGCTCGGGAGTGGAGGTGTGGTGCGCAAGAAGGAGCAGCTCCAAAGTGTCAACGCCTTCCAGGGTAAGGGCCACTCCCTKGGCAGCGCCCCAGGCGGCTCTCCCCCTGAACACAAGCCCATCACCAGGCAGCACAGCAGCGGGGTGGAYCTGAGCGCCAGCGCCTCCAAGGGACCTGACCTGTCTGACATCTCAGAGGACGCGACCAAGGAGTTGGTGCGCATGGCTCCCGGTTTTGTCACCATGAAAGACAGCCGACACCTGGACCCTAGTATGATCGAAGAACAGAGGAAAAAACTACARGAGATGGTCTCATCCATCCAGGCCTCCATGGACAGGCACCTGAGGGAGCAGAGCAATGCAGGGGCAGGCATTGGGGGCCCTGCAGAGAGGACAAGTGGGGCTAAGATGAGTGCTTCCCAATCTGCCCCAGGGGCAGGCATCAAGGAGGCCTCTTCTATGGACGTATCTACTGCTGGTGCTCATGGCACATCAGTGGAGGCAGGGAACAAGCCTGATGGAAAGGAKGCAGGGTCAGAGGAGCTGGAGGAAATGGATAGCCAGGATGCAGAGCATACCAATGCCCTGGAGCCAATGGATCATTCCTGATGGGAAAAGGGCCTGGTCCTATACTTTTCTCAGTCATGATCATTCACCCGTCTATCTGGTTGGCATTAGTGTGGGAATGCTTCAGGTTGTATCCAAGCTTTGgtattcattgtgttttgttgtcTTTACTGCATGATTGACAAAGAGGTTGACTGTTTCTGCCTTTGGTGACAGTCTAATGCTATTATACAGAAACATGCACTGAGACCCAAGGAGCAAYGCTGCTTCCTGTGTGTGAAATACATCCATGTACATGTCCTCCAagtcttaaaggtccaatgcagctgtttttatctgaatatcaaatcatttctagttaacaattaagtaccttactaaccatgtttccattcacagtttttatgtgaggaaagtcatactgtataaaaaaaWWAAAAAATAATCACAATAGTTGTGGTGGAAATAGGAAGTTCCGGTACAATTTTGTAAATKCCACAGATAATTTGTTcttttgacatggtgggatctttttgtgtcggtaaaattaattctgagagaaatggcggtggaaacgcctttattcGTRaatattgatataataaccatcatatcaaagtacaTTTGGAGTCATGCGATaacatggtgtgtggtcctcaaCTCCTCAACGCTACAACTCGGGAAATTATGCAGTTTATCAGGCTAtggatgaaataagttatgataaacttcacaggctggtgaaagtgcacagtatGAGCTTGAtcctcctttccaataaatgtagagggtcttattctggtgacatgatgatcgatgcttgactgccgtttgacaaataaaaagatTCTCTCGCTTATTCATAATAAGCACATCATGTAGACTAACCTACACGCagagcctacctgcactgtatctgcgagctgttggctagMGCGCACataccaagaccagagtaggcacatttgctatttaaatcAACAGTTTTGTCACAAtctgtagagttgaaaatgcgatggaaacacattgaccgATTTTTATTCGRTACATGAAAACATAAGCAACAAAGTACATGTTGTCTGCACTACATCATCACTCACTGAcctttatccgcaacaagtcagattggtggaaacaccactggtgggaaaatatgcagattttctttatgcagatttttagCAGATtttcatgaaaatctgtcgccaattggatggaaacctagctactgtgattgttttcaattcaaaaggtcaacaaaaaacaaaaacgctTCTTaggaaagagcaatttctcaagcaatattTTTGCAAGGACTGTTGGAGTGGGGAAGGGGAAAATGGAAAACTAKCTGTTATTGGCAGAGTGATATGaaactcttattggtctattaactaatttaccacctggtgatttCACCAGGCAGRCCTAGACACCATCCCACCAAATCACGCTGAAATTttaggtggtcttttcaaacagctcataCACTAAAggggcattatcattttcacaggattattccaacctcatagtgtgggaTTGTATATAAAGCAGAGGAAAATGTTGGACTGCACTGGGCCATTAAGACAAGAGGGAGTAGAAGAGCTTGAGTTAAGATCCCATCCCACACCAGCATTGTAATGACCGCAAACATCCGCTTCAGCAAAGTGCACACTGTAAAGACACTAGCCCTCAAACATGATTACCTACCATCACGTTTATTGCTTTACCAACATATTTGCTTTACCAACACATTGCTttaaaacaacagtgaaatatTCCAAACTAAGYTTATTTTCTTGAACGTTGCTCCCCATATGAAGGTTTGCTGTCTTAATTCTTGAAGGAAGGAGTTACGTGCCCTTATGATAAGTAACAAAAATCAACATTTGTT containing:
- the vcpip1 gene encoding deubiquitinating protein VCPIP1; this encodes MSLLQGSKKKDKRILSGTCPDPKCQARLFFPAYGSISIECTECGQRHEQNNLLNVEEVTDPDVVLHNLLRNALLGVTGAPKKGTELVKVMGLSNYHCKLLSPILTRYGMDKQTGKAKLLREMNQGEMFDCSLLGDRAFLIEQEHVSTVGYGKDRSGSLIYLHDTLEEMKKANSNKECLIPVHVDGDGHCLVHAVSRALVGRELFWHALRENLKQHFKQNLDRYKALFQDFIDAAEWEDIINECDPLFIPPEGVPLGLRNIHIFGLANVLHRPIILLDSLSGMRSSGDYSASFLPGLVPEEQCKGKDGKFNKPICIAWSSSGRNHYIPLVGIKNTLLPKLPXRLLPKAWGVPQELIKKYIKLEQDGSCVIGGDRSLQDKYLMRLVNAMEEIFMEKHGIHPSLVADVHQYVYRRTGVIGVQPEEVTEAARKSVMENRLHRCLICNALSELHVLPEWLAPGGKLYNLAKSTHGKLRPDKNYSFPLNKVVCCYDPERDILIPDYKLSSLNTCNWCHGTSVRHIHGNGSVVYLDGDRTNTRSQGGKCGCGFKHYWEGKEYDNLPEAFPITLEWGGRVVRETVYWFQYEVNVDLNSNVYDVAMKLVTKHFPGEFGSELLVQKVVNTILHHTAKKNPDEYNPVSIDGAHAQRLTDVVETQQAVVTQPPTKIILTGQKSKTIHKEELTVSKAERSLQQSISEQALVTQKRRTDRLKQEQKGRGRPPSPSAAQEHSSSAPATPTKSSFSPTSSKEKKIRVTTSDGRQAMLTLQAQTTFSELQRSIANEFTMPPAQQCIRHGFPPKELFPPKDGAENEPVALQHGDRVTVEILRGPENRKASAQSASSSYSTLHSLLSVKSDDPVTSSRMNTSRELQDNIDLEMSSLCLLATLMGEDVWSYAKKLPHLFHQGGVFYNIVKKDMGLMDGKHCTLPHLTGKTFVYNAAEERLELCVDAAGHFPVGPDVEDLVKEALVQLRSESASRSREGSPSHSLLRLGSGGVVRKKEQLQSVNAFQGKGHSLGSAPGGSPPEHKPITRQHSSGVDLSASASKGPDLSDISEDATKELVRMAPGFVTMKDSRHLDPSMIEEQRKKLQEMVSSIQASMDRHLREQSNAGAGIGGPAERTSGAKMSASQSAPGAGIKEASSMDVSTAGAHGTSVEAGNKPDGKXAGSEELEEMDSQDAEHTNALEPMDHS